From Eremothecium sinecaudum strain ATCC 58844 chromosome III, complete sequence:
TCCTTCGCCGTCGGCAATCAAATCATGCTGGCCACGGTTCCATGGCTGACACTTGGCGTAGTCATGGTTGGGAGCACTATCGAAGCGCACTGTATCGAAGTATACTGAACCATCATCTGTAACATAAGCGTAGCCGTTGTCAATAATGCGCTTCACGAAAGTGATAATCTCATCGACATACTCTGAGACCCTGGTGGTCACAGTAGGAGCACGAACGTTCAGACGACGCATATCTTCGTTGAAGCTGCGCTCCCAATAAGCTGCAAGCTTCCTGAAGACCTCAGGATCAGTAATAGACGCGCCAAACTCAGAATCGAGGACAGGTACCAAAACGTCCTTAACGGCATCTAGAAACTCTCTAACTGGCTTCTGGTCATGACCATTCAGCGCATCAACAGCTTTACGCACTGCTGCTACATGCATTGCCAACTTTGGGTCCTCAACCTTAACTTTTCCGAGATCAATCTTCTTTTCCCACTCATTGTACGACTCAATAGTCTCGATCTTCGAGTCCACTTTAGAACTGATATAGGCCAAAATAGCCTCCTTAACCTTCTTCAGACATGCATCGTCAACCTTGGAACATTCAGAAACATATTTTTCAAACAAGTGCTCCTGGCGAGCCCGGATAATAATCTTATCGTCAATATCTGTAACATTCTGAACAAAATCAACGTCATAACCAAAATAATCCTCTAAAATACGACGATTAATGTCAATCGTAACATAGTTACGCGCATGTCCCATGTGGGCAGCATCGTAAACAGTTGGTCCACAAGAATACCAAGTTACCTTACGACTTTTTGAAATTGGAACAAACTCATCTTTATTTCTCGTCAAACTGTTATAAAGCTTCAAAGCAGGCTGCTCCTTAATAGCATCAGGCTTAATCCACTTGGGTTGGGCTATTTTAGAAGTAGAGGACGACATGATTGTTCTCGTTACACTCCTTTTCAGAAATAGATGCATTAGCGTCTATTTTAAACATCTATGAATATATACGTTATACGGCTAAAAACTTTTTTTAAAGAATACGCCAGTAATTTTTCACCTTAAAGCATTAATCATATACTACACGATAGTTAACCTTTAACCATAAGGAACATGAACTGCACTGTATAATTATCTGGAAAACGTCCTTCGATGTTTCCATTCCATTCTCATCAAGCGTTTTTTCATCTAGCATAAATCCATCTATAGATTGACACCTTGGGCATTTCATAACGAACTTACATTTTTCTTCGTTATATTCAAAGTCATCAAGTGAGTAGTCGTCAAGGCCATCACCGGCATTATGGAAACCCTGTAGCTTATAACTCGCTTCCAGTTTCTCGTCATACTCCTGCCTCAATTCGCTGTCCGCTAGCACCTTATAGGCTTCCTGCAGCTGGTCGACAGAAACATTTCTTGTCACGTGACCTGAACCTAGCAGTTGCTTGTCAGGATGTAGGGCTAGGAGCAGGTTTCGGTAGGCTTTCTTGATGGTTTCTACGGGGGCATCGTGTTCTACGCCCAAGATCTCATAATAAGAGCTCTTCATAGCCGCGAAACAATGGAAATTGCCTTAGCTATCTGAATATGATGGCCCATCACAAATTTGCTGAAAACTACATCTTTCACGTACGGACATTTCTTTTCATGTAgtgaaaaaaaaatttattattttataGTCTACTAAGTTAAATCAACCTCATCGATTGATAAAAAACCGCAAAACATGGGCGTAAAAAGGCATATCACGGAGGTCGGAATTGCTGAATATAAAGAAGAACCAGCGGTGGTTGTAGCATCGTTTTTCAACGGTTTCAAAGCGCCCTCAGAAACTAGCTTCGAGCTCTACAAGAATAAGACGTCACGTGACTCATTTATATTACACGGTGAGAATGATAGACTGGAGTATCACGGTGAGACCGAAGAGGATAATGCCAGTTATGATTACGTTCTGGGTGTCTATGAGCCCTCTAAGAAGTCCGTTGAGCTTTATAAAGCCCCTGTTGTATCCGCTTCTGTGATTTCTAAGTCCAAGAAGAAGTTAGCCGGTCCTGTGATCAAGCAAGGCTCATCGCGTCCATCTGCTATGAGGAATGCTTTAGGTGAAGCTTTTGGTACTAAGAAAGCTAAAAAGGCGATTGCAGACATGGAACGTAACTATATCGACTCTGATAAGCTTGTCGGTTCCGCAATTGATATTGTGGATTCAGTTAAGACAGCTTCTAAAGATTTGCCCTCCAAGGAACAGCTACAGCAAACTGCAACTGAAGACAGACCTACTCCATTGGCCAACGTTGATGCTACAGATGTTGAACAAATCTATCCTATCCATAATATCATACCGAAGAAGGAATGGAGCTTTATCCGTGTTGGACCAATTCTCAACGAAACGGATACTCAAAAGAAGCTACAGATGTTACCATTCTCAAAGTCCAACTACATTACCAAAAAGCTTGCTACACTCACTCAAGTATCGCAGATGCAAAAACTGCAGTTGCTGTACTATTTGTCGTTACTGTTTGGTGTGTACGATAACCGTAGATGCAACGACAAAGTTAAACTACTGGAAAAATTGAACGCTCCACCAGACACTTTACTTCATGGTATACTTGACAGGTTTACTGTTGCCAGACCAGGTCAGTTTGGAAGATCAAAAGAACGCTCTTTCATTATCGATCCCCAAAATGAGGACAAACTGCTATGTTACATTGTGGCCATTGTCATGCATCTTGAAAACTTCATTGTCGAGGTATCTCCAATTGCTCAAGAGCTAGGCTTAAAGCCTTCAAAAATGGTAAATATCTTCAAAACCCTTGGTGCTATAGTCAAGGGTGCAACTGTTGCACAAGCTCAAGCTTTCGGTATTCCTAAGAGTGCCGCTTCTACATATAAGATCGCAACTTTGAAGGTTCCATTCAAGCTACCAGAAATCAACAAGAGATCCAGAGGAGGAAATAGACGATAAATTAATGCAGAAATGTATGTAAAGTAGTTAACGGTAATACTACATATGCTTACAGTAATATACCATGGTACCTCAAGAGTGTCCTATAATTATGTGAAACAACTTATTCCACGGCTGTACTAATATCTACCATCTCAATCTCTGATTTTTGTCTATCATCTCTTTTCACTTTCCAAAAGTGATCAGTAAAATTAATGGCATTCATGTGACTGAGGAACTTCTCATCATGGGTAATAACGATTAATTGAAAGTTTTTCTGGTGTTTTCTGACCTCTATGATATTACTCAAAGACCTTGCCAAGCTTTGGACGTTATCTTCGTCTAAATTTGTTGTTGGTTCGTCAAGAGTAATGACGCCACAATTAGTTCCGAAGGTTTCAGACAATGCTAACCTGATGATAATCGACGCCAAAACTTTCTGCCCTGCAGAACACCTACCTCTCATGTCTAGTGCTGCATCTTGCTTATACATTACAACACGATAATTGTATGACTTTCCCCTCACACTATTAGAAACCTCATCAGACTGAATTTTTATCGTATCAACGTCAGTACCACTATATGTTCTCTTCCATAACTCGTCAATGA
This genomic window contains:
- the JJJ3 gene encoding Jjj3p (Syntenic homolog of Ashbya gossypii AFR639W; Non-syntenic homolog of Saccharomyces cerevisiae YJR097W (JJJ3)), encoding MKSSYYEILGVEHDAPVETIKKAYRNLLLALHPDKQLLGSGHVTRNVSVDQLQEAYKVLADSELRQEYDEKLEASYKLQGFHNAGDGLDDYSLDDFEYNEEKCKFVMKCPRCQSIDGFMLDEKTLDENGMETSKDVFQIIIQCSSCSLWLKVNYRVVYD
- the RPA49 gene encoding DNA-directed RNA polymerase I subunit RPA49 (Syntenic homolog of Ashbya gossypii AFR638C; Syntenic homolog of Saccharomyces cerevisiae YNL248C (RPA49)), encoding MGVKRHITEVGIAEYKEEPAVVVASFFNGFKAPSETSFELYKNKTSRDSFILHGENDRLEYHGETEEDNASYDYVLGVYEPSKKSVELYKAPVVSASVISKSKKKLAGPVIKQGSSRPSAMRNALGEAFGTKKAKKAIADMERNYIDSDKLVGSAIDIVDSVKTASKDLPSKEQLQQTATEDRPTPLANVDATDVEQIYPIHNIIPKKEWSFIRVGPILNETDTQKKLQMLPFSKSNYITKKLATLTQVSQMQKLQLLYYLSLLFGVYDNRRCNDKVKLLEKLNAPPDTLLHGILDRFTVARPGQFGRSKERSFIIDPQNEDKLLCYIVAIVMHLENFIVEVSPIAQELGLKPSKMVNIFKTLGAIVKGATVAQAQAFGIPKSAASTYKIATLKVPFKLPEINKRSRGGNRR